The segment TGCAGAGCGAATCTCCTCGGTGGTGACGTCGCCCGTGTTGTGGAACGTGACCGAGGTGCCTCCCACGAACTCGATGCCGAAGTTCAGGCCCTTCACGCCCACGATCGCGAACGACGCGATCACGAGCACGGCTGCCACCGAGAGGAACACCTTGCGATGTCCGAGGAAGTTGATGTCGTGCTTGATGAACTTGCCTCGGGGTTTGCGTGCGCCTTCGGCAGCCTGCGCACCCTCGGCGCCGTCTTTCGCCTCGGCGAGCTTCTCGCTCTCTTCGGCATCGAGCGCCTCACCCGTTTCGGCGGCGGCGACGCTTTCGCCCTCGGCAGCAGCAAGCGCTCTATAATCCCCGGCAGCAGCGAGGCTGTCTTTGATGCCCCAGAACCCGGGATGCTTCGCGATGGAGCGCGGCGCGAGAATGCGTATGAGCGGAGCTTTGAACAAGAGCATCATCACGATGTCGCAAAGAATGCCGAGCGCAAGCGTGAGGCCGAAGCCCTTGACCGAAGCCGAGGCGAGGAAGAACAGCGAGAGCGCCGACACAAGCGTGACGAGGTCGGCGTCGACCGAGGTCACGATAGCGTGCCGCACGCCGGTGATCGACGAGGCGCGCACGCTTCGGCCCATGCGGATCTCCTCGCGGAACCGCTCGAGCGTGAGGATCGACGAGTCGGCAGCCATGCCGATGGTAAGCACGATGCCCGCAATGCCCGCAAGGGAGAGGCTAAACAGGCCGAGCGCGGACAAGGCGGCGAGGATGCCGAGGTAGATGACCGCGAAGATGGCCATGGCCGCAGCGGTGATGAGGCCGAGCCCGCGGTAGAAGAACAGCAGGTAGAGCATGACCACGATCAGGCCGATCGCAGCGGCGAGCACGCCTGCGAACAGCGCTTCCTGGCCGAGCGTCGGACCGACGACCTGGCTTTGCGCGTATTCGAAGCTCACAGGCAACGAGCCGCTCTCGAGCACGGTCTGGAGCTCTTTTGCATCATCGAGCGAGTAGTTGCCCGTGATGGACACCTCGCCGTTCGGGATTTCGGAATTGACGGAAGGAGCGCTTTGCACCTGGCCGTCGAGGATGATGACGATCTTGCCGTTGGTGGTGACGAGCTCTTTCGTGGCGTCCGCGAACGCGGCGGCACCGTCGCTGTCAAGCTTAACGTTGACCTTGTAAGTGCCCGGGTTCTGCGTATCCTGGTCGATAGTCACGTTCGTGATGTCGCCGCCGGTGACGAGCGGCGTATAGGTGCCAGGCTCGACGTCAAGGTAGGTGGTCTCGCCGGTGGGAAGCGAGTTGCCCACTTCGTCGGTGTACGTTTCCTGGGTTATGTACTGGCCGTTCTCGATCTGAGTCTTCACCGTCTCGTCGGTGAACGAATCGAGGCGGGCGAATTCGAGCTGGCCGGTCTTGCCGATGGTGCTGAGCGCCGCCTCGGTATCGGAGAGGCCGGGAATCTGCACGAGGATCTGGTCGGTACCCTGGGCCTGGACCGTCGCCTCGGAAGCACCGAGGGCGTTTACGCGGCTTTCGATGATAGCGCGACTCGCCTCCATGTCCTCGGCCGTGATCTCTCCCCCGTCGGTGCTCTTTGCGGTGAGCACGACCGAAAGGCCTCCCTGGATGTCGAGCCCTTGGTTGATCTTCTCAGCCGGAGGTGTGAACAGGAAGATCGAACCCACTACGAGAAGCGTCGTAACCACCAGAAGCCACATATTGCGCCGATCGGTGGATGCCTTCTTCTTTTTCTTCGTTTGCGCCGCCATGCCGAGTCTTCTTCCTGTCGTGCCAGTAGTCATCGTTCGGTTTTTCTTTTGTGCCCGCGCACATCCGCAAGGGAAATGCTGCCGCACGAACCTTCATATTGTGCCACAAGTCCATTCCCGTAGCCATACGGGCAGCCGAATTCACGCGCTGCTTCAGCGTAAGTTGAGCCTATCTGTCAGTAATCGTTCGCCGCCGAAGACGCCATCCACGCCTCGTAGAATGCTTCGTACTCATCGGCCAGCACCGCTTCGCGTGCACGGCGCATGAGGTCGAGCAGGTAATGGAGGTTGTGCACCGAAAGCAGCATACCGCCGAGCATTTCACCCGACTTAACGAGATGGCGAAGGTAGGCGCGCGAATACTTGGCGCACACGGGACACGTGCACGCACGATCGAGCGGTCCGAAGTCGCGCGCGAATTTCGCGTTGCGCATGTTCATGCGGCCGGTCGAGGAAAACGCCGTGCCCATGCGAGCGGTCCGGGTAGGCAGCACACAATCGAACATATCGACGCCTTCGCGCACAGCTCGCACGAGCGTCGTAGGGTTTCCCACCCCCATGAGGTAGCGAGGTTTGTCCTCGGGAAGCGCGCGGGCGACCTCACCCAGCGTTTCGAACATCACATCATGCTCTTCCCCTACCGAATAGCCGCCAATGCCGAAGCCTTGAAAATCCTTGTGGCCCGCCTCGACGCTTGCACGGCCCGCCTCAAGCAGGCGCTCGACCGATTGCAGGCGCAGATCGAGGTGCATGCCGCCCTGCACGATGCCGAACAGCGCCTGATTCTCTTTCGTGTGGGCGGCGAGACATCGCGCAGCCCAGCGGGCGGAGAGGTCCACCGCGCCTTCTACAAATTCGCGCGTTGCCGGATACGGAGCGCACTGATCGAGTTGCATGACGACGTCGGCCCCGAGCTTCTGCTGGATGTCCATGTTGCTCTCGGGCGTCCAGCGGATCTTCGCGCCGTCGTAGATCGACTGGAGCGTTACGCCATCGTCATCGAGCTTGCGCGTATCGGCAAGCGAGAATATCTGAAAACCGCCCGAATCGGTGAGGATCGGGCCGTCCCACTGCATAAACTCGTGAAGCCCGCCCGCCTCGGCGATGAGATCGGCTCCCGGGCGCATCGAAAGATGGTAGGTATTGGCAAGTACGACCTGGGCTTTTAGATCACGAAGCTGGTCGGTTGTGACGCCTTTCACGGTGGCATGCGTGCCGACCGGCATGAACATGGGCGTCTTCGCCGTACCATGTGCCGTTTCAAACGAAAGGGCGCGCGCGTGACCGCTTCTCGCCTCGACCGCGCAATCGAACAGGGCCATGCGTCACCTACGCTTCATGCGCAACGGGCCCCGACACGATGTCGGCCGCAGGTGCCTCGCACACGGGCAGCGCCTCCGCCCAGTCGGCGAACGCGGCCATGCGCGAGTGCTTCACCGTCGATAGATCGAATTTCGCCGGATCGAGCAGGTGATCGGTTACGAGGTAGGCGTCCATCCCGAGATCGAGGCACGCGAGGTCTTCCAGAGTGTTATTGCCCACCATAAGCACGTCTGAGCCGTCGAGCCCTGCAGCGCGAAGGTTCTCGGCGTAGTAGGCGAGCTTGGGTTTGACCGAAGTCGAGTTCTCGTAGTTGGTGATGCGCGAAAACGCGCTCGGATCGATACCCGCCCAACGAAGTCGCCATTTCACAGCGGCGAGCGGGAACATGGGCATCGTGGCGAGCACGAGCGGGTAGCCCTTCGAACGCAGGGCCGAAACGGCACGGGCAGCATCGGGGTCAGCCACAACGCCTCGGCCGATTTCCCCGAAGTCGCGCTCGTAGAACTCGCTCACCAGCGGAATCCAATCGGCCGCGCCTTCGTCAACGATGGTGAAAAACGCCTCCCAGTACGCCTCGGAATTCAAACGGCTATCGTCGTGCGACGCCATCGCCTTAATGCCCGCCTTGAGACCTGCGGTAAACGTTTCGGGATCGACGCCGTGCGCGGCCACGTAGCCCGCGAGACGCTCGAAATACGACTGCATGAACTCGCCCAGATCCATCGGCAGAAGCGTGCCGTCAAGATCGAAGAAGATTGCGCGGTAAGGTGTTTGCTCCATGAAATAATCCTTCGGTATCAGGTTGCATATATGCTCGCATGGTAGTATAGGACAGGTTGAAGGAGCTGGCGAGAAGCATATGAAATTACTACTCCACGCGTGCTGCGGCCCCTGCTCGCTCGAGCCGACGAGGCTTTTGGCGCACGCGGGCCACGACATCGCGATCGCATACATGAATTCGAACATACACCCTGCCGAGGAATACGCACGCAGGGCCGAAACGCTGCGCGCTTGGGCAGCATCGGGTGGGTTGCCCGTCGTCGAGGGCCCATACGATCCCGAGGCGTGGGAGCGCACGGTTGGAGCCGTTGCCGCAGATGCCGCAAAGAGCCGCGAAGACCGGTGCCGCGCCTGCTATCGCCTGCGTCTCGAGGAAACGGCGTGCTACGCGAGCGCGCATGGTTTCGATGGAATCTCCACCACGCTCACGGTGAGCCCCTATCAGTATACCGACGTTATTCGAGAGGAGCTCGAACGGGCAGCGACGGCTCACAAGCTCGCCTACGTGTTCGAGGATTTCCGCCCCTTTTACGACGAGGCGACGCGCAGAAGCCGCGAGCTCAACATGTACCGCCAGAACTATTGCGGCTGCAGGATATCGCAAGCAGAAGCAGAAACGGAGCGGCGCGAGCGAAAGGCCGCACGGAAAGCCGCACGCGAAGCGGAGCAGCTCAAACGTTCTGCCGAGGCGGCTGTAGCCGAGGAAGAGCGCTTAAGAAAGCGAGCCGAGCGGAAGGCCTACGCCGAGAAGCAGGAGCGCAAGCACCGAATCCTCAAAGAGCTTCGTGAAAAGAACCGAGACCGATCAGAAAGACCGAACGCATGAAAACGAGCGATTTCGATTACATCCTTCCCGAAGAGCGCATCGCACAAGCGCCTGCTGCAAAGCGCGACGAATGCAAGCTGCTCGTGATGGACCGCAACACCGGCGCGATCGAGGATCGCATTTTCCGCGACATCTACGAGTACCTGAAGCCCGGCGATCTGCTCGTCGCCAACGAAACACGCGTCATGCCTGCCCGCCTGCTTGGAGCGAAGCGCGGTACCGGAGGCGCAGCGGAAGTGTTTTTGCTCCGCGAATCGTTCGGCCACAGCGCATCCGGGAGCGACGCATCGCCCAAGCACAACGGTACGCGCAGCCACAGCGCATCGGCCAGTACGAACGAAGCGCCCGATCACCGCATGCCATCGAACCAGACGGCTTTCTGGGAGGTGCTCGTCAGACCCGGCAAGCGCCTCAAGCCGGGTGCAATCGTCGATTTCGCCGATGCTGCAGGCAATGTGGCGATGAGCGCCGAGATCGTCGATTGGGTCGAAAGCGCCGAAAAGGGCGAGCGACTTGTGCGCCTTGTAACTGAGCGCTACGCTACGCTTGACGAGGCAATGCACGCAGTCGGCCATACGCCGCTTCCCCCCTACATAAAAAACTACGCGGGCGACGAAGAGCTGTACCAGACCGTGTTCTCGAAGCGGGAACGGTCCGCGGCAGCCCCCACCGCAGGCCTGCACTTCACCCCCGAACTGATCGAGCGACTGCAAGAAAAGGGCGTTTTTTGGGAAACCGTAGAACTGGAAGTCGGACTCGACACGTTTCGCATCGTCGATGAGGACGACCCCGAACAACATCGCATCCATACCGAGTTCTACACCGTGCCCCAGCACGTCGTCGATGCGGTGAGCGCAACTCGTGCACGCGGCGGGCGCGTCGTTGCCGTCGGCACGACAAGCGTGCGCAGCCTGGAAAGCGCATGGGACGACGATGCCGGAATGCTTAAAGCGCGAAACCGCGAGGCGACATCGCTCTATATCCTTCCCGGATACGAGTTCCATGCGGTCGACGCGCTTGTAACGAACTTTCACGTGCCGCGCTCGACACTCATGATGCTCGTCAGCGCGTTTTCCACCCGCGACAACATCATAGCCGCCTACGAGCACGCGGTCGCGCAGAAATACCGCATGCTCTCGTTCGGCGACGCCATGTTCATCGCGTAGGACTCGACTTTTTTCAGTCAGAAACGTCCTTATCGGAAATGGCGCTTTCGCCCCTGCTCGAAACCCGCATGACCCGATCAGCCCCGTAACCCGCATTTCCGCAGCGGCGATCAACCCCTTGCACGGTTCCTTCGGCACGCAGATCGCCGAATACGACGAAACAGTTCTTGCCGAGCTTTTTAGCATGGTACAAGGCCGTATCGGCGTTTCCGATCAGCGTTGCGAAATCGCCTCCGTCATCCGGATACACCGCCACGCCCGCGCTGGCCGACATTTTCCATGCGATCCCCTCGGTTTCACACGTCGCATCGAGTGCCCTGATGAGGGTGCTAGCCTTCGCTTTCGCCCACGCTTCTTTGGGTATCTCGACGAACGCTGTAAATTCGTCTCCCCCGACGCGACCGAGCACAGCGCCCTTGCCGAACTGTTCGCGCAGGATGTCGCAGAAGGCGACGATAACCTCATCGCCGAACTGATGGCCGTGCGCGTCGTTCGCCTGCTTGAAATCGTCTATGTCGATCATGAAGAGTGCGAAACGTCGGTCGAGCTTTTCGGAGAGCAGCGCTTCGATATAGCGTGCCGTTGCGCCCTTGGATGCAAAGCCCGTCATCTCGTCGGTTTCGGCGCGCTCGATCATCTTGCGCTCCTGGCGTTTTTCGGCGTCGATGTTCTGCCGATACGAAAGCATGTGGACCGTTCCCTCGCTTTCGAGCTTCACGATGCGCGCTGTGATGCGCATCCAGTAGTACTCGCCCGCTTTATCGGCCATCAAGAACTCGTATTGGAGCATTTCGCGTCCCTCAGAGAACGCCTTCATAACCGAAGACGGCCTGAACGTATCGATGTAGCCCTGACGGAATTCTTCTTTAATCTGCTTTTCTGCGACGATTTCGAGCGCCTTGTCAAACGGTGTGCCCTTCGGGGCGCCGAGGCTTTCGAAGTAGCGTTCTGTAGCATCGTTCGCCGAGCAGTTGTTCGTGATGTCGAGTTCGTAGATGTGCTCGAACAGATCTTCAGTAGCGCGTTCAAAAGCCGTGCGTCGCTCGGCTTCGGCCATGCGGGTCACTTCGACGATTCGCCTATTGAACGCCCTGATAGTCTGCGTGATGATACCGAGTATGGCAACGATGACTACGACGATGATGAGCATCGATTCGAAAAAGCGCTGCTGTAGACCGGCGAGCAGCTCGCCGGTATCCCGTTCCACGACAAGGTTCCAGTCAAGATCGGGTACCGTGCGCACCACCATGTACGAGTCGACCGCGACGCCCTCGGCCGAATCGATCCAGAAGCCCTTCGGCGTCTCGTCCTCGCCGAGCGAAAGCACGCACTCGCGTACATCGTCGCCATAGGGGTACACGTCGAACAGGTTCGCCTCGTCGTAGCCGACGTGATCCCTCGAAAGCTGAATCGTGCCGTCTTCGCTCACGAAGTAGACGTCGGCATCGAAGGTTTCGGCATAATCGGCGAGAACCGCCTGGAGCTCGCTTGTGCGCACCCCTACGCCCACGATGCCCAGAAGATCGCCTTCCTCGGAAAGAACCCGGCAATTGACGAATACGGTAATTTCATCGTTGGTCACCTGGTCGTTGTCGACTTCCAGCAGATAATCCTCCGTACTCTCAATCGCCTCGAAGTACCATCCGTTTTCAGGATCGCCTTCGACGAGCGTGCGGTCGTAGCCCGCGTAGCTGTAGTAACGGGCCGTTGCGGCGGACACGAGGAAGACCGACTCGTAGCCGAACGCCTTATGGTATGCCTCGAGGTACCCGACGACTTCTTCGGTGAAATCCCCATCCTCGCCCGTCTCAACCCCTCGCTCAAGCAATTCGGCGAGAAATACATCGCCTGCCATCGTGCGCGACGCCATAACAGGTTTCGCGAATATCGCCGACTGCTGATGGAAGATGTCTTCAGAGACGAGCAGCGAAAGGTTTTCTATATCCTGGGCAGATGAGCTGTAGTTAGCGCGATAACCGAGAAATGCCACCAAGAGAAAGCCCGTCGCTACGACAAGACATACGAGCACATTCGTACGCGCCAGAGTACTTTTCCCCATGAACTGCCTTTCATGCCTCGATGCCAAAGCCCTCGACCACGACGGCACTCGCTAAAGAGGGCGCCATCCTCGAGCCGAAGGTTCGAATTCGAAATAAAAAATTAGTATATGACTGGCAGTACACCAAAACGTCAACAAACTCCTGATGTGCCCAGATGTTGTAGGTTGCCCAGGGTTTTGCGGGTTAGGTCTAACGCGGCTTGCGAACCAGTCGAGCGCACATCTAAGTTTGCTGCGTGTGATATCGAGACGAAAAAAAACGACCCCGCTTTTGCGGGGCCGATTCTGGCATATGTAAGACAAACCCGAAAGTTAAGCCTTCGTCACATTGCTCGCCTGGAGCTTGCCATTCTGGCCGGTGGTGACGTCGAACTGCACTGCAGCACCTTCGTCGAGGGTCTTGAACCCGTCCATCTTGATCTCAGAGAAGTGGACGAAGAGATCTTCGCCATCGTTCTGGGAGATGAACCCATAGCCTTTTTCCGGGTTGAACCACTTAACAGTACCTTCCGCCATTGTTTCCTCTTTCCTCTTCCCCTACCCAGGGAAGGTCACTCTTCGTGCTGCATGGCGGCAACACTTGGCCCCCATTGCTGGGGCTTTGTTCCACTTTACACTAAACTGAAGCGGTTGGGTGCATGATTTATCGTGTTTCGCGTTTTTTTACCGTCCCGTAAAGCATTTGAAGCTTAAACGAGCGCTGCAACGCCGTTCTCGAGCGGGTCACGTTTTCCGCCGCGCGCAAGCCTGCGCGAAAACCCGAAGCATGCAGAACGCTACAGCCCTTTTTTGCTTTCCTCGAACAACGTCTCGAATTCCTCTGCCGAAATCGATTCCTCGGTAAGATCGATGCCGTACGAATCGGCAAGGGCGCGGGCCTGGCTCGCTCGTAGCGCAGCTCGCTCGGTATCACCGGCATCTTCGAGATAGCGCGATTCGAGCAGGAGGCTGCGGGCAATGTATTCGACCACCCGCGGATCGGTCCCCGAAACCGAGAGGATGCTCGCAATGGATTCGGGCGCAAGCGAAAGGAGCACGCCCCCATCGAGTTCGGTCGCCTCGCCAATCGCGGTCTCGAGCATTTCGGCAGCTGAAGCGGGATCGAGCTTGCCGTTGGCCTTTTCCATACTGCGCCTGATCGCCTCGGCGAACTGGAGGAATATGCGCATCAGATAATCTTGTTGAAACATGGTTGCCTCTCGGTTTGCATGGGTCCGGATTACCCTGTAGCGGGTGCCGGAATACCCAGATGGTCGTATGTTCTTTCGGTCGCCTGCCTGCCGCGCGGCGTACGGATCATGAGGCCCTGTTGCAGCAGGTAAGGCTCGTAGACGTCTTCGAGCGTTTCGGGATCTTCGGATAGGGCCGACGCGAGCGTGGTTAAGCCCACGGGCCGCCCCCCGAAGCGAACGGCCAGAAGCTCCAGGATGCGATTGTCCATGATGTCGAGCCCGAGCGAATCGACCTCGAAGAAGCTCAGGGCCTGCGCTGCAACGTCTTCGTCGATCGTACCGTCGCCGCGCACCTGCGCCCAATCGCGCACGCGTTTGAGCAGGCGGTTCGCCAGACGCGGCGTTCCCCTGCTGCGCCGAGCGATTTCGAGTGCACCGTCGCGCTCGATACCGATGTCGAGAATCGAGGCGGATCGCTGCACGATGGTGCACAGCTCGTCGGGCGTGTAGTAGTCCAAGCGGAAGAGCATGCCGAAGCGGTCGCGCAAAGGTCCGGTAAGAAGCCCCGTACGCGTAGTAGCGCCGACGAGCGTGAACCTCGGAAGGTCGAGGCGGATCGAACGGGCAGCCGGACCCTTGCCCACCACGATGTCGAGCACGTAATCCTCAAGCGCCGGATACAGCACCTCTTCGACCATGCGGTTCAACCGGTGGATCTCGTCGATGAACAGCACATCGCCCTCTTCGAGGTTCGTGAGTATCGCGGCAAGATCGCCCGTACGCTCGATTGCGGGGCCGCTCGTCGTTCTGATGTTGGCGTTCAGCTCGTTGGCGACCACCGTGGCAAGCGTGGTCTTGCCGAGGCCCGGCGGACCCGAAAACAGAATATGGTCGACCACTTCGCCTCGCGCTTTCGCGGCCTCGATCAGAACGGAAAGGGAATCCTTGACCTTTTCCTGACCGGCGTAATCGGCCAAAAGCTTGGGACGCAGGCTCCGATCGAGCGCAAGATCGTCCTCCGTAAGATCGGGAGTGACCGCGCGCGATGCGCTGAGCGCACCGTCGGCTTCCGCCGCCGAGAACACCATGCCTTCTATTTCGATGCTGCCGTTTTCCATAACCGCCTAATTTCGTACGCTGGGCAACCGATTGCCGCGATGCGGGCGCATAGCCTATTCGCCCATACGCTTCAAAGCGTATTGTAGCAGCATGGCCTCGTCGGCTTGGTCGGGAGCGCCCTTGAGTGCTAGTTCGATCTCGGCAGATGTGAATCCCATGGACAAAAGCGCATCCTGCACGCCCTGCACGGGACCGCCCGTTGCGGCCACGGCCGTGGGCTCGCCGAGCAGATCGGCATCGAGCGATCCTTTGAGTTCGAGAATGATGCGGGATGCCGTTTTCTTTCCGACGCCGGGTATTTTCGATACGAGCGCAACATCCTGCGAGGTGATGGCCGCGACAAGCTGTTGGGGCGAGAACACCGACAACGCCGAGAGCGCCACTTTGGGCCCGATGCCCGAAACGCTGTTCAGCCGCAGGAACAGTCCCTTTTCTTCCTGGGAAAGAAACCCGTACAGCGACACCGCATCTTCCCGCACGTTCAGATGCGTATGCACAAGCACGCGTTCTCCCGTCGCGGGAAGTTTCGCAAGGCTTCCCGCAGCCATGCCGACCGCGTAGCCCACACCCCCGACGTCGATAAACGCCGTATCCTGCGTTTTGCCTGCCAGTATGCCGTTGAGAAACGCTATCATAGTGCTCCTTTATGCGTGGTATAGCAGATGGCTGCGGCGAGCGCATCGGCTGCGTGGTCGGGATGGGGAACGGCCTCGAGCGAAAGCAGCTGCTTGACCATGTACTGCACCTGCTCTTTCTCAGCCGTACCGGTACCGACCACAGCAAGCTTGATCTGGCGCGGTGTAAATTCGCCGACCGGCAGATTCCCCGTCGCACAGGCCACAAGCGCGGCTCCGCGCGCCTGGCTCGTGCCGATACCCGCCGTGACGTTTTCGCCGAACCACACCGTTTCGATGCCGACGCACTCGGGCTCGAACCGTGCGATCACAGCTCCCATCTGATCGTGGATTTTCTTGAGGCGCTGGCAAAGCTCGGTATCCTTCGACGTGGAAACGCAGCCGTACGCAAGGCACGTCAGCCTCGGGCCCCGTTGGGCCACAACGCCCCACCCCGTATTAGCAAGCCCCGGATCGATTCCGAGGACGATGCGTTCAACCGATGCCATGAAACCCTTTCGCCTATCGGTTTGCGATGCCGTTCGAACCCCGCTTACAACAAGCCGGCTCGAACGTATATGCGACAACAAACACTTGTTCGCATGATACCACAACGAATCCTGCACGAAAGATAAAGGAACGAGAATATGCAAAACAAAAACGGGCGCACCCGAAGATGCGCCCGCTTACAAACAAAAGGGTCAGTCTACTCGCTATCGAGCGCTGCGGCGATTTCGTCGGTTACGTCCATCGAGTGATACACATTCTGAATGTCTTCAAGCTCTTCGAACTTATCAATGAGGCGCATGACCTTCTTCGCGTCGGAAATGCTCACCTCGGTGGGGGTCGTAGCCTCCATGATAAGCTCGGCACCCTTCGTCTCAAGGCCCGACTCCTCAAGCGCCTTCTTCACCGCCATAAGCTCGGTGGGCGCGGTGTAGACGATCCACTCCTCGTCGGCATCTTCGTAATCGTCGCCACCGGCATCGGCCACAGCAAGCATGAATTCCTCTTCGTCGCCAGCGGCGCCGTTCGCCTTCATGCCCTCTTTTTTATCGCCCTCGATCTCTTTCGGGATCATGATCTGGCCTTTGCGCTCGAACTGGAACGCGACCGAACCGGACGTGCCCAAGCTGCCGTTCGCATGAGAGAACGCGCTGCGCACGTCGGCGGCGGTGCGATTGCGGTTATCGGTGAGCGCCTCGAGGTAGACGGCGACGCCCGCAGGCCCGTAGCCTTCGTAGATGACCGTCTCGTAGTTGGCCGCATCTTTGCCGCTGCCGAACGCCTTGTCGATGGCGGTTTTGATCTTGTCTTTAGGAAGCGAGTAGCCCTTCGCCTTTTCGATGGCGGCCGCGAGCGACGCGTTGTTGTCGGGGTTCGGGTCGCCACCCTCCTTGGCTGCCACCGTGATGTTACGGGACAGTTTGGAGAACAGAGCCGAGCGCTTAGCGTCCTGCGCGGCTTTGCGGTGCTTCGTGGTTGCCCATTTTGAATGCCCTGACATATGGTTTCCCTAACTCTCTGATGCAATTCCAGCGCGTTATTGTATCACACCAGCTCCCTGCGCTTCAGAGAGTGCGAACGCTCTCCATAATAGGACGTGCGGCGGCACAGGGCGAACAGGCGGCAACTTCTCGTCTTGCGTAGCGCCCCGCGACAAACTCCACGATGTCGAGATCGGCGTAGCCGCGAATCGCGAAATCGGACAGCTCGGCAAGCTCGTCGAACGTACCCGAATCGTCGCGGTCATGGATGCCGATCGTACGATAACCTGCTCCGCGAAGCGTGCGCAACGCGTACGCGGCATCCTCGAACACCCATGTTTCTTCCTTCGGCGTTCCCAGAAAGGCCCGAGCATAGTCGTATACCGCCGGCTCGCGCTTCGAGGCGCCCACGTCGTCGGTCGAGGCGACAATCGAGAAGAATTCGCGCAGCCCCGCATGTCCGAGACCGATCTCAAGCAGGTGATTCGGGCTTGACGACGCCACTCCCATCTTGATCCCGAGCGAAGCGAGCGCACGGACGAACTCAAGCGCCCCCAAACGGGCTTCGACCGAAAGCGCATAGTGGCCGACGACCAGATCCTGGATCATGTCGGCAACCTCTTCGGCGCACGTTCCGACTCCGTACTTCTCGTTAAAGAACGCACCCGCCTCGGGCACGGTCAGCGTAGTGAGAATGTCCACGTCGCGCGCATCGAGCGAAGCCCCCGCCCGAGCCGCAAGCGTACGCTCCGCACGCCTCCATGCCCCCATCGTATCGAGCAGCGTTCCGTCG is part of the Raoultibacter phocaeensis genome and harbors:
- a CDS encoding sensor domain-containing diguanylate cyclase yields the protein MGKSTLARTNVLVCLVVATGFLLVAFLGYRANYSSSAQDIENLSLLVSEDIFHQQSAIFAKPVMASRTMAGDVFLAELLERGVETGEDGDFTEEVVGYLEAYHKAFGYESVFLVSAATARYYSYAGYDRTLVEGDPENGWYFEAIESTEDYLLEVDNDQVTNDEITVFVNCRVLSEEGDLLGIVGVGVRTSELQAVLADYAETFDADVYFVSEDGTIQLSRDHVGYDEANLFDVYPYGDDVRECVLSLGEDETPKGFWIDSAEGVAVDSYMVVRTVPDLDWNLVVERDTGELLAGLQQRFFESMLIIVVVIVAILGIITQTIRAFNRRIVEVTRMAEAERRTAFERATEDLFEHIYELDITNNCSANDATERYFESLGAPKGTPFDKALEIVAEKQIKEEFRQGYIDTFRPSSVMKAFSEGREMLQYEFLMADKAGEYYWMRITARIVKLESEGTVHMLSYRQNIDAEKRQERKMIERAETDEMTGFASKGATARYIEALLSEKLDRRFALFMIDIDDFKQANDAHGHQFGDEVIVAFCDILREQFGKGAVLGRVGGDEFTAFVEIPKEAWAKAKASTLIRALDATCETEGIAWKMSASAGVAVYPDDGGDFATLIGNADTALYHAKKLGKNCFVVFGDLRAEGTVQGVDRRCGNAGYGADRVMRVSSRGESAISDKDVSD
- a CDS encoding cold-shock protein; its protein translation is MAEGTVKWFNPEKGYGFISQNDGEDLFVHFSEIKMDGFKTLDEGAAVQFDVTTGQNGKLQASNVTKA
- the ruvB gene encoding Holliday junction branch migration DNA helicase RuvB, yielding MENGSIEIEGMVFSAAEADGALSASRAVTPDLTEDDLALDRSLRPKLLADYAGQEKVKDSLSVLIEAAKARGEVVDHILFSGPPGLGKTTLATVVANELNANIRTTSGPAIERTGDLAAILTNLEEGDVLFIDEIHRLNRMVEEVLYPALEDYVLDIVVGKGPAARSIRLDLPRFTLVGATTRTGLLTGPLRDRFGMLFRLDYYTPDELCTIVQRSASILDIGIERDGALEIARRSRGTPRLANRLLKRVRDWAQVRGDGTIDEDVAAQALSFFEVDSLGLDIMDNRILELLAVRFGGRPVGLTTLASALSEDPETLEDVYEPYLLQQGLMIRTPRGRQATERTYDHLGIPAPATG
- the ruvA gene encoding Holliday junction branch migration protein RuvA, with translation MIAFLNGILAGKTQDTAFIDVGGVGYAVGMAAGSLAKLPATGERVLVHTHLNVREDAVSLYGFLSQEEKGLFLRLNSVSGIGPKVALSALSVFSPQQLVAAITSQDVALVSKIPGVGKKTASRIILELKGSLDADLLGEPTAVAATGGPVQGVQDALLSMGFTSAEIELALKGAPDQADEAMLLQYALKRMGE
- the ruvC gene encoding crossover junction endodeoxyribonuclease RuvC, with protein sequence MASVERIVLGIDPGLANTGWGVVAQRGPRLTCLAYGCVSTSKDTELCQRLKKIHDQMGAVIARFEPECVGIETVWFGENVTAGIGTSQARGAALVACATGNLPVGEFTPRQIKLAVVGTGTAEKEQVQYMVKQLLSLEAVPHPDHAADALAAAICYTTHKGAL
- a CDS encoding YebC/PmpR family DNA-binding transcriptional regulator, whose amino-acid sequence is MSGHSKWATTKHRKAAQDAKRSALFSKLSRNITVAAKEGGDPNPDNNASLAAAIEKAKGYSLPKDKIKTAIDKAFGSGKDAANYETVIYEGYGPAGVAVYLEALTDNRNRTAADVRSAFSHANGSLGTSGSVAFQFERKGQIMIPKEIEGDKKEGMKANGAAGDEEEFMLAVADAGGDDYEDADEEWIVYTAPTELMAVKKALEESGLETKGAELIMEATTPTEVSISDAKKVMRLIDKFEELEDIQNVYHSMDVTDEIAAALDSE
- a CDS encoding HAD family hydrolase → MQVSGVIFDCDGTLLDTMGAWRRAERTLAARAGASLDARDVDILTTLTVPEAGAFFNEKYGVGTCAEEVADMIQDLVVGHYALSVEARLGALEFVRALASLGIKMGVASSSPNHLLEIGLGHAGLREFFSIVASTDDVGASKREPAVYDYARAFLGTPKEETWVFEDAAYALRTLRGAGYRTIGIHDRDDSGTFDELAELSDFAIRGYADLDIVEFVAGRYARREVAACSPCAAARPIMESVRTL